A genome region from Anastrepha ludens isolate Willacy chromosome 3, idAnaLude1.1, whole genome shotgun sequence includes the following:
- the LOC128858490 gene encoding mucin-2-like isoform X2, giving the protein MSYNQKPPGAGGSGMGGGIPPNGPNNSQQVAKTLAGIQQQMQNLVHGQNTLPQSSQADLNVFLQQQRFQNMLKQQQLLHFQMQHQQQQQQHQQQQQQQQKDRGGGGVGIGAGGGGGGEPLALTRTPAAAELLNKTFQHQQQQPNGSAAAPNAALNQFQQQLQALPPNIIQQLQTLQYQMQQHQQQQHQHQQQQHQQHQQHQQQHPSQATPAQHHPTHQQPPPSPQQQQQPLLTAHQQQQLHGQFQQQQQKALQQFQQSLRYFPTAAPTQPTAAPQPSSSGGNKGVSVVSTQPPSQAPPSTAIGNQLKAPNLPPSTQITPVAGNVGSGGSGGVAAQQATKNTVSSTPVTTSGPAAISNAAGSGGGNVAPTGGAKQVPTPSISLLPAKASTSTTAPTAAHQQSKFGAGKTSPVVSAIPSPFPTHFQKPSAAVSSGNASTSNIIPTAKAGSVPTGTAAMISSSSIATAINKSPQQSASPVSLTKLTSLAPPPTSQFGPVATAATASPTLSAITAAPSANNGKADGADQIIATQKATNSTPTSPAAPGANVTSAPATDKNAKSTTSEILETVKSVEVVGNTPTKAKEEHSAASTAKLTAAKKMTDCAAIKDVNAAVIDVKALKPTDLEISAEKSNTLYESKLPAANISGFDARGSTGGDGKQEHDKPPAAKEQESDTPVASKVDPGIKTEEVNKNANQLESTTAVIGQDAKLPVAGELHVSKASKNTETNSNTPTVSAKKECEEKIENRSIDTMEQKGRVSEKIDIAKAKPAEVVSKSSTDTAEKQMPTNVDKKEASNAISDSKAAEATLTPVEIKSKVAALTTAEVTTDGDKRQSGKSSAEKPKEEKTKNIKLEKVPVPAPALAVTSSAAEEPTQSNSNNHTATKSTKSKAPEAAPDSTNSYISDTNITPVKRSGRQTKTVAKSEKAIIEKSEKVSSTSRPRKSKNGVSSSNNTSAVTDVTASPATPKPDQGPSTSANDRKSSRHRLKTIPFQSPLPELAYITKLSASEASNSPKPMSMEDKLIVFYKNEYMAVRNVESTFYLCQTMQNVYRTSPRISIRWLSEDPNNSGIYIPDFYDHTDIECVLTTVELKRVDKGHLNLPKKEQARIESILKKAIDVEKGLVPRPELTEENPDGLDISLYKDESQIEKKFAAGATPTGIRKSRRSGNSIGTPITAKTSTSAASAASITKGHKRGRASISGATAGDNGVKSSTKKRKLATKRKSKSKKTSTTDEENDSTDDSDAEYKPNQKNTGAASKASPRAQRSPLAKARAASPISSTTARTKNVSVKLTPTASSRGERANKRKAATDVPILTAENAATPAKRAGGATSIAAATATLNASKTSNTKSKGQDVVIEANNSASIAKKANPATETTDVVSSTTNASNTIAVDSTTAAATTSGGGNGGSTNNRPTRSRK; this is encoded by the exons ATGAGCTATAATCAGAAACCACCTGGTGCCGGCGGCAGCGGCATGGGGGGTGGTATACCACCCAATGGACCGAACAACTCGCAGCAAGTTGCAAAGACTTTGGCTGGTATACAACAGCAGATGCAGAATTTGGTTCACGGCCAAAATACATTACCGCAATCGTCACAGGCTGATCTAAATGTTTTCTTGCAACAGCAGCGTTTTCAAAACATGTTGAAGcaacagcagttgttgcatttccaaatgcaacatcaacaacaacaacagcaacaccaacaacaacagcagcagcaacagaagGATCGTGGGGGTGGTGGTGTGGGCATTGGTGCTGGTGGTGGCGGCGGTGGTGAGCCATTAGCACTTACACGCACACCAGCAGCTGCTGAGctactaaataaaacatttcaacatcagcagcagcaacctAATGGTAGTGCCGCTGCACCAAATGCAGCATTGAATCAATTCCAACAGCAATTGCAGGCTTTGCCGCCAAATATCATTCAGCAGCTGCAAACATTGCAATATCAAATGCAACAacatcagcaacagcaacatcaacaccaacaacagcaacaccagcagcaccagcagcaCCAGCAACAGCATCCATCACAGGCGACGCCAGCTCAACACCATCCAACTCATCAGCAACCGCCACCGTCgccgcaacaacagcagcaaccttTGTTGACTGcacaccaacagcaacaacttcACGGACAatttcagcaacaacaacaaaaagcactCCAACAATTCCAGCAGAGTTTACGTTATTTCCCAACAGCTGCACCCACGCAGCCGACTGCCGCGCCGCAACCATCAAGTAGTGGTGGCAATAAAGGTGTCAGCGTTGTATCTACACAGCCTCCATCACAAGCCCCACCATCGACTGCAATCGGTAATCAACTAAAAGCACCCAATTTACCGCCAAGCACTCAAATCACACCGGTTGCAGGCAATGTTGGTTCAGGGGGCTCAGGTGGTGTTGCAGCACAGCAGGCCACCAAGAACACTGTTAGCAGCACACCAGTTACCACGTCAGGTCCTGCTGCCATCTCGAACGCTGCTGGCAGTGGTGGTGGTAATGTAGCCCCTACAGGCGGTGCTAAGCAAGTACCAACACCCTCCATTTCATTGCTGCCGGCGAAGGCTAGCACTTCAACCACAGCACCAACTGCCGCCCACCAACAAAGCAAATTCGGCGCTGGTAAAACATCTCCGGTTGTTAGCGCCATACCATCCCCATTTCCCACACACTTCCAGAAACCGTCAGCAGCCGTGTCTAGTGGTAATGCATCCACTAGCAATATAATTCCAACGGCCAAAGCTGGCTCAGTGCCTACGGGTACAGCAGCAATGATATCTAGCTCTTCGATTGCAACCGCAATAAATAAGTCACCACAGCAGAGTGCCAGCCCTGTATCACTTACAAAACTGACTTCGCTTGCACCACCTCCAACATCGCAATTTGGACCAGTCGCCACCGCAGCAACGGCTTCGCCCACTTTGAGTGCAATCACAGCAGCACCTTCTGCAAATAACGGGAAAGCGGATGGTGCAGATCAAATTATAGCAACACAAAAGGCTACGAATTCAACACCAACCTCTCCTGCGGCCCCTGGTGCCAACGTTACATCAGCTCCCGCCACGGATAAGAATGCCAAGTCAACAACTTCGGAAATACTTGAGACGGTTAAAAGTGTTGAAGTGGTTGGAAATACACCTACCAAGGCGAAAGAAGAGCATAGTGCCGCCAGCACGGCAAAACTAACTGCAGCAAAAAAGATGACTGACTGCGCAGCGATCAAAGACGTAAATGCTGCTGTTATAGATGTTAAAGCCCTGAAGCCAACTGATTTAGAAATCTCGGCtgagaaatcaaatacactTTATGAAAGCAAACTACCAGCGGCCAATATAAGTGGTTTCGATGCTAGAGGTAGCACTGGTGGCGATGGGAAACAAGAACACGACAAGCCACCAGCTGCAAAGGAGCAAGAAAGTGATACACCAGTTGCGTCGAAAGTGGACCCTGGAATCAAAACTGAAGAGGTAAATAag AACGCAAATCAATTGGAATCTACTACAGCTGTAATCGGACAAGATGCAAAACTACCCGTAGCTGGAGAATTACATGTTTCCAAGGCATCAAAGAATACAGAGACGAATAGTAATACACCGACCGTTTCAGCTAAAAAGGAATGTGAGGAGAAAATTGAAAACAGGTCTATAGATACAATGGAACAGAAGGGTCGGGTCTCGGAGAAAATAGATATAGCAAAAGCAAAACCAGCAGAGGTAGTTAGTAAAAGTTCTACGGATACTGCAGAAAAACAAATGCCGACAAACGTAGACAAAAAAGAAGCTTCAAACGCGATAAGTGACTCAAAAGCGGCAGAAGCTACCTTAACTCCGGTAGAAATCAAATCAAAGGTTGCTGCTTTAACGACAGCTGAAGTCACAACAGATGGAGACAAACGTCAATCTGGCAAATCTTCCGCTGAGAagccaaaagaagaaaaaacaaagaacataaAGTTGGAAAAAGTGCCAGTGCCAGCACCAGCACTTGCCGTGACGTCATCTGCTGCCGAAGAACCAACTCAAAGCAATAGCAACAACCATACTGCTACAAAAAGCACAAAATCAAAGGCCCCGGAGGCCGCTCCTGATTCAACAAACAGTTATATATCAGATACAAATATTACACCAGTCAAGCGTTCGGGCCGTCAAACTAAAACTGTAGCAAAATCGGAGAAGGCTATAATTGAAAAGAGCGAAAAAGTATCGAGCACAAGCCGACCGAGAAAGTCAAAGAATGGtgtcagcagcagcaacaatacaAGTGCTGTAACTGATGTGACCGCCTCGCCGGCGACACCAAAGCCCGATCAAGGGCCCAGCACCAGCGCTAACGACCGCAAAAGCTCTCGCCATCGCCTCAAGACCATACCATTTCAAAGTCCACTCCCCGAGCTCGCATACATCACAAAGTTGTCGGCCAGCGAAGCCTCCAACTCACCAAAACCCATGTCAATGGAAGATAAGTTAATTGTATTCTACAAAAATGAATATATGGCGGTGCGTAACGTCGAAAGCACATTTTATTTGTGTCAAACGATGCAAAATGTTTATCGAACTTCACCACGCATTAGCATCCGTTGGTTATCGGAGGATCCAAATAACAGTGGAATTTATATACCTGATTTTTATGATCACACTGATATTGAGTGTGTACTGACGACTGTTGAACTAAAACGTGTTGACAAGGGTCACCTTAACTTACCGAAGAAAGAACAAGCGCGCATAGAAAGTATACTCAAGAAGGCAATTGACGTAGAAAAAGGTCTGGTACCTAGGCCAGAGCTTACAGAGGAAAATCCCGACGGCC tggataTATCATTGTACAAAGATGAATCTCagattgaaaagaaatttgcgGCAGGTGCTACACCCACTGGTATACGTAAATCCCGACGTAGTGGTAACAGTATTGGCACGCCAATAACTGCTAAAACCAGTACAAGTGCCGCATCAGCGGCGTCTATAACGAAAGGGCACAAACGCGGTCGAGCAAGTATTTCGGGAGCAACTGCCGGCGACAATGGTGTAAAATCGTCGACAAAGAAACGAAAATTAGCCACAAAGCGtaaatcgaaatcgaagaagACTTCAACCACTGATGAAGAAAATGATAGCACCGATGATTCCGATGCAGAATATAAACCAAATCAAAAGAATACGGGAGCTGCTTCGAAGGCGTCGCCTCGCGCACAACGTTCACCACTGGCAAAAGCTAGAGCGGCTTCACCTATTAGCTCGACAACAGCGCGAACTAAAAACGTGTCTGTAAAG TTGACTCCAACGGCGAGTAGTCGTGGTGAGCGGGCGAACAAACGTAAGGCCGCAACAGATGTCCCAATTCTGACTGCAGAAAATGCGGCAACTCCAGCAAAGAGAGCTGGCGGAGCAACTTCAATAGCTGCTGCTACAGCAACACTAAATGCCTCCAAAACATCCAATACAAAAAGTAAAG GTCAAGATGTCGTAATCGAAGCGAACAATAGTGCGTCGATTGCAAAGAAGGCCAACCCGGCAACGGAGACAACGGATGTAGTCAGTAGCACGACAAACGCTAGCAACACAATTGCAGTCGATAGCACAACTGCTGCTGCCACCACCAGTGGCGGCGGAAATGGAGGCAGTACTAACAATAGGCCGACCAGAAgtcgaaaatag
- the LOC128858490 gene encoding mucin-2-like isoform X1 — MSYNQKPPGAGGSGMGGGIPPNGPNNSQQVAKTLAGIQQQMQNLVHGQNTLPQSSQADLNVFLQQQRFQNMLKQQQLLHFQMQHQQQQQQHQQQQQQQQKDRGGGGVGIGAGGGGGGEPLALTRTPAAAELLNKTFQHQQQQPNGSAAAPNAALNQFQQQLQALPPNIIQQLQTLQYQMQQHQQQQHQHQQQQHQQHQQHQQQHPSQATPAQHHPTHQQPPPSPQQQQQPLLTAHQQQQLHGQFQQQQQKALQQFQQSLRYFPTAAPTQPTAAPQPSSSGGNKGVSVVSTQPPSQAPPSTAIGNQLKAPNLPPSTQITPVAGNVGSGGSGGVAAQQATKNTVSSTPVTTSGPAAISNAAGSGGGNVAPTGGAKQVPTPSISLLPAKASTSTTAPTAAHQQSKFGAGKTSPVVSAIPSPFPTHFQKPSAAVSSGNASTSNIIPTAKAGSVPTGTAAMISSSSIATAINKSPQQSASPVSLTKLTSLAPPPTSQFGPVATAATASPTLSAITAAPSANNGKADGADQIIATQKATNSTPTSPAAPGANVTSAPATDKNAKSTTSEILETVKSVEVVGNTPTKAKEEHSAASTAKLTAAKKMTDCAAIKDVNAAVIDVKALKPTDLEISAEKSNTLYESKLPAANISGFDARGSTGGDGKQEHDKPPAAKEQESDTPVASKVDPGIKTEEVNKNANQLESTTAVIGQDAKLPVAGELHVSKASKNTETNSNTPTVSAKKECEEKIENRSIDTMEQKGRVSEKIDIAKAKPAEVVSKSSTDTAEKQMPTNVDKKEASNAISDSKAAEATLTPVEIKSKVAALTTAEVTTDGDKRQSGKSSAEKPKEEKTKNIKLEKVPVPAPALAVTSSAAEEPTQSNSNNHTATKSTKSKAPEAAPDSTNSYISDTNITPVKRSGRQTKTVAKSEKAIIEKSEKVSSTSRPRKSKNGVSSSNNTSAVTDVTASPATPKPDQGPSTSANDRKSSRHRLKTIPFQSPLPELAYITKLSASEASNSPKPMSMEDKLIVFYKNEYMAVRNVESTFYLCQTMQNVYRTSPRISIRWLSEDPNNSGIYIPDFYDHTDIECVLTTVELKRVDKGHLNLPKKEQARIESILKKAIDVEKGLVPRPELTEENPDGLDISLYKDESQIEKKFAAGATPTGIRKSRRSGNSIGTPITAKTSTSAASAASITKGHKRGRASISGATAGDNGVKSSTKKRKLATKRKSKSKKTSTTDEENDSTDDSDAEYKPNQKNTGAASKASPRAQRSPLAKARAASPISSTTARTKNVSVKLTPTASSRGERANKRKAATDVPILTAENAATPAKRAGGATSIAAATATLNASKTSNTKSKAGQDVVIEANNSASIAKKANPATETTDVVSSTTNASNTIAVDSTTAAATTSGGGNGGSTNNRPTRSRK, encoded by the exons ATGAGCTATAATCAGAAACCACCTGGTGCCGGCGGCAGCGGCATGGGGGGTGGTATACCACCCAATGGACCGAACAACTCGCAGCAAGTTGCAAAGACTTTGGCTGGTATACAACAGCAGATGCAGAATTTGGTTCACGGCCAAAATACATTACCGCAATCGTCACAGGCTGATCTAAATGTTTTCTTGCAACAGCAGCGTTTTCAAAACATGTTGAAGcaacagcagttgttgcatttccaaatgcaacatcaacaacaacaacagcaacaccaacaacaacagcagcagcaacagaagGATCGTGGGGGTGGTGGTGTGGGCATTGGTGCTGGTGGTGGCGGCGGTGGTGAGCCATTAGCACTTACACGCACACCAGCAGCTGCTGAGctactaaataaaacatttcaacatcagcagcagcaacctAATGGTAGTGCCGCTGCACCAAATGCAGCATTGAATCAATTCCAACAGCAATTGCAGGCTTTGCCGCCAAATATCATTCAGCAGCTGCAAACATTGCAATATCAAATGCAACAacatcagcaacagcaacatcaacaccaacaacagcaacaccagcagcaccagcagcaCCAGCAACAGCATCCATCACAGGCGACGCCAGCTCAACACCATCCAACTCATCAGCAACCGCCACCGTCgccgcaacaacagcagcaaccttTGTTGACTGcacaccaacagcaacaacttcACGGACAatttcagcaacaacaacaaaaagcactCCAACAATTCCAGCAGAGTTTACGTTATTTCCCAACAGCTGCACCCACGCAGCCGACTGCCGCGCCGCAACCATCAAGTAGTGGTGGCAATAAAGGTGTCAGCGTTGTATCTACACAGCCTCCATCACAAGCCCCACCATCGACTGCAATCGGTAATCAACTAAAAGCACCCAATTTACCGCCAAGCACTCAAATCACACCGGTTGCAGGCAATGTTGGTTCAGGGGGCTCAGGTGGTGTTGCAGCACAGCAGGCCACCAAGAACACTGTTAGCAGCACACCAGTTACCACGTCAGGTCCTGCTGCCATCTCGAACGCTGCTGGCAGTGGTGGTGGTAATGTAGCCCCTACAGGCGGTGCTAAGCAAGTACCAACACCCTCCATTTCATTGCTGCCGGCGAAGGCTAGCACTTCAACCACAGCACCAACTGCCGCCCACCAACAAAGCAAATTCGGCGCTGGTAAAACATCTCCGGTTGTTAGCGCCATACCATCCCCATTTCCCACACACTTCCAGAAACCGTCAGCAGCCGTGTCTAGTGGTAATGCATCCACTAGCAATATAATTCCAACGGCCAAAGCTGGCTCAGTGCCTACGGGTACAGCAGCAATGATATCTAGCTCTTCGATTGCAACCGCAATAAATAAGTCACCACAGCAGAGTGCCAGCCCTGTATCACTTACAAAACTGACTTCGCTTGCACCACCTCCAACATCGCAATTTGGACCAGTCGCCACCGCAGCAACGGCTTCGCCCACTTTGAGTGCAATCACAGCAGCACCTTCTGCAAATAACGGGAAAGCGGATGGTGCAGATCAAATTATAGCAACACAAAAGGCTACGAATTCAACACCAACCTCTCCTGCGGCCCCTGGTGCCAACGTTACATCAGCTCCCGCCACGGATAAGAATGCCAAGTCAACAACTTCGGAAATACTTGAGACGGTTAAAAGTGTTGAAGTGGTTGGAAATACACCTACCAAGGCGAAAGAAGAGCATAGTGCCGCCAGCACGGCAAAACTAACTGCAGCAAAAAAGATGACTGACTGCGCAGCGATCAAAGACGTAAATGCTGCTGTTATAGATGTTAAAGCCCTGAAGCCAACTGATTTAGAAATCTCGGCtgagaaatcaaatacactTTATGAAAGCAAACTACCAGCGGCCAATATAAGTGGTTTCGATGCTAGAGGTAGCACTGGTGGCGATGGGAAACAAGAACACGACAAGCCACCAGCTGCAAAGGAGCAAGAAAGTGATACACCAGTTGCGTCGAAAGTGGACCCTGGAATCAAAACTGAAGAGGTAAATAag AACGCAAATCAATTGGAATCTACTACAGCTGTAATCGGACAAGATGCAAAACTACCCGTAGCTGGAGAATTACATGTTTCCAAGGCATCAAAGAATACAGAGACGAATAGTAATACACCGACCGTTTCAGCTAAAAAGGAATGTGAGGAGAAAATTGAAAACAGGTCTATAGATACAATGGAACAGAAGGGTCGGGTCTCGGAGAAAATAGATATAGCAAAAGCAAAACCAGCAGAGGTAGTTAGTAAAAGTTCTACGGATACTGCAGAAAAACAAATGCCGACAAACGTAGACAAAAAAGAAGCTTCAAACGCGATAAGTGACTCAAAAGCGGCAGAAGCTACCTTAACTCCGGTAGAAATCAAATCAAAGGTTGCTGCTTTAACGACAGCTGAAGTCACAACAGATGGAGACAAACGTCAATCTGGCAAATCTTCCGCTGAGAagccaaaagaagaaaaaacaaagaacataaAGTTGGAAAAAGTGCCAGTGCCAGCACCAGCACTTGCCGTGACGTCATCTGCTGCCGAAGAACCAACTCAAAGCAATAGCAACAACCATACTGCTACAAAAAGCACAAAATCAAAGGCCCCGGAGGCCGCTCCTGATTCAACAAACAGTTATATATCAGATACAAATATTACACCAGTCAAGCGTTCGGGCCGTCAAACTAAAACTGTAGCAAAATCGGAGAAGGCTATAATTGAAAAGAGCGAAAAAGTATCGAGCACAAGCCGACCGAGAAAGTCAAAGAATGGtgtcagcagcagcaacaatacaAGTGCTGTAACTGATGTGACCGCCTCGCCGGCGACACCAAAGCCCGATCAAGGGCCCAGCACCAGCGCTAACGACCGCAAAAGCTCTCGCCATCGCCTCAAGACCATACCATTTCAAAGTCCACTCCCCGAGCTCGCATACATCACAAAGTTGTCGGCCAGCGAAGCCTCCAACTCACCAAAACCCATGTCAATGGAAGATAAGTTAATTGTATTCTACAAAAATGAATATATGGCGGTGCGTAACGTCGAAAGCACATTTTATTTGTGTCAAACGATGCAAAATGTTTATCGAACTTCACCACGCATTAGCATCCGTTGGTTATCGGAGGATCCAAATAACAGTGGAATTTATATACCTGATTTTTATGATCACACTGATATTGAGTGTGTACTGACGACTGTTGAACTAAAACGTGTTGACAAGGGTCACCTTAACTTACCGAAGAAAGAACAAGCGCGCATAGAAAGTATACTCAAGAAGGCAATTGACGTAGAAAAAGGTCTGGTACCTAGGCCAGAGCTTACAGAGGAAAATCCCGACGGCC tggataTATCATTGTACAAAGATGAATCTCagattgaaaagaaatttgcgGCAGGTGCTACACCCACTGGTATACGTAAATCCCGACGTAGTGGTAACAGTATTGGCACGCCAATAACTGCTAAAACCAGTACAAGTGCCGCATCAGCGGCGTCTATAACGAAAGGGCACAAACGCGGTCGAGCAAGTATTTCGGGAGCAACTGCCGGCGACAATGGTGTAAAATCGTCGACAAAGAAACGAAAATTAGCCACAAAGCGtaaatcgaaatcgaagaagACTTCAACCACTGATGAAGAAAATGATAGCACCGATGATTCCGATGCAGAATATAAACCAAATCAAAAGAATACGGGAGCTGCTTCGAAGGCGTCGCCTCGCGCACAACGTTCACCACTGGCAAAAGCTAGAGCGGCTTCACCTATTAGCTCGACAACAGCGCGAACTAAAAACGTGTCTGTAAAG TTGACTCCAACGGCGAGTAGTCGTGGTGAGCGGGCGAACAAACGTAAGGCCGCAACAGATGTCCCAATTCTGACTGCAGAAAATGCGGCAACTCCAGCAAAGAGAGCTGGCGGAGCAACTTCAATAGCTGCTGCTACAGCAACACTAAATGCCTCCAAAACATCCAATACAAAAAGTAAAG CAGGTCAAGATGTCGTAATCGAAGCGAACAATAGTGCGTCGATTGCAAAGAAGGCCAACCCGGCAACGGAGACAACGGATGTAGTCAGTAGCACGACAAACGCTAGCAACACAATTGCAGTCGATAGCACAACTGCTGCTGCCACCACCAGTGGCGGCGGAAATGGAGGCAGTACTAACAATAGGCCGACCAGAAgtcgaaaatag